A genomic window from Brevinematales bacterium includes:
- a CDS encoding efflux RND transporter periplasmic adaptor subunit — protein MKTSAIALAFLAVLFISCGGNTNADKPVLYYQDPDNPNVLSDSPKKNAHGEDFIPVYADAEDKNSVSSDDVWYYTCPMHPDVRTHEPGNCPICKMELVPVQYPEVKNAAVEYYYCPMHPEVREKAPGNCPICGMVLAPKYVLDQGVYSSVQITPEQEKNIGVRLSEVSVMNLQKSVKTVGKIAFDEQKLYMISSRIDGRLDKLFVNFTGAPVSKGQPLLLIYSPPLITAQEELLQTYREYTNSQNPVEQSLSVLSLSLLNSSKKKLSLLGMSDKQIDTILKTGETQVHTAIYSPINGTVLKMNAYTGMYVKEGDIIYEIADLSSVWMEAEIYEQDISDVHIGMEVSATGIAFPEKALKGKITFISPLLDPMTRTVKIRAEFQNPGGILKPGMYVDAVITGKTQQKALVIPATALLDTGMRKIVYVSLGNGLYEGRTVIVKPKIGDYFPVVSGLKEGEKVVTYGAYLIDSQAQLSGSASIQYSGAMSHEK, from the coding sequence ATGAAAACATCTGCAATAGCCCTCGCTTTTCTAGCCGTACTTTTTATTTCCTGCGGCGGTAACACTAATGCCGATAAACCGGTACTGTACTATCAGGACCCGGATAACCCGAACGTTCTTTCCGACTCGCCGAAGAAGAACGCTCACGGCGAGGATTTTATTCCGGTTTACGCCGATGCTGAGGATAAAAATTCCGTATCGTCTGACGACGTATGGTACTATACCTGCCCGATGCACCCCGATGTCAGAACGCATGAGCCGGGAAATTGCCCGATCTGTAAAATGGAACTGGTGCCGGTGCAGTATCCCGAGGTAAAAAACGCCGCGGTAGAGTATTATTACTGTCCGATGCATCCCGAAGTGCGCGAGAAAGCGCCCGGAAACTGCCCGATATGCGGGATGGTTCTCGCGCCGAAATATGTGCTCGATCAGGGAGTTTATTCATCGGTACAGATCACCCCTGAGCAGGAGAAAAATATCGGGGTACGGCTTTCCGAGGTGTCGGTGATGAATCTCCAGAAATCCGTCAAGACCGTCGGGAAAATCGCGTTCGACGAACAGAAGCTCTACATGATCAGTTCGCGGATAGACGGGCGTCTCGACAAGCTCTTCGTGAACTTTACCGGCGCGCCTGTTTCGAAGGGACAACCCCTCCTGCTGATCTATTCGCCCCCGCTCATCACCGCGCAGGAAGAACTCCTTCAGACCTACAGGGAGTACACCAACTCGCAGAACCCGGTCGAACAGAGTTTATCCGTGTTGTCCCTCTCGCTGCTCAATTCGTCCAAAAAGAAGCTGTCCCTGCTAGGCATGTCCGATAAGCAGATCGATACGATCCTGAAAACCGGGGAGACGCAGGTGCACACCGCGATCTATTCGCCGATTAACGGCACGGTGCTGAAAATGAACGCTTACACCGGAATGTACGTCAAAGAGGGAGATATTATCTATGAGATCGCCGACCTGAGCTCGGTATGGATGGAGGCGGAGATTTACGAACAGGACATCTCCGACGTGCATATCGGGATGGAGGTCTCCGCCACGGGAATCGCGTTCCCGGAGAAGGCGCTGAAAGGGAAGATCACATTTATATCGCCGTTACTTGACCCGATGACACGGACAGTGAAGATACGCGCCGAATTCCAGAATCCCGGCGGTATCCTCAAGCCCGGGATGTATGTCGACGCTGTAATCACCGGTAAGACCCAGCAGAAAGCCCTTGTCATCCCGGCGACCGCCCTTCTGGATACCGGGATGCGTAAGATTGTCTATGTATCGCTGGGTAACGGACTGTACGAGGGACGCACTGTCATCGTCAAGCCGAAAATCGGTGATTATTTCCCCGTGGTCTCCGGTCTGAAGGAGGGTGAGAAAGTTGTCACCTATGGGGCGTACCTGATCGATTCGCAGGCACAGCTATCCGGCAGCGCATCCATCCAGTATTCCGGAGCGATGTCGCACGAGAAATAA
- the upp gene encoding uracil phosphoribosyltransferase — protein MPFHLIDHPLVRHKIGLLRKNDIDIPTFRELTTEISAMLMYEAVREMPTQTRDVDGWASKVTVQHIHNKKVTVVPILRAGLGMMNGALYLMPWAKISVMGIYRDEKTLKPVPYFEKSVPNISEYTAIVLDPMLATGGTLVYAVGLLKQKGCKKIKGIFLVASPEGVERMNQAHPEFDIYAAALDERLNENGYILPGLGDAGDKLFGTL, from the coding sequence ATGCCTTTTCATCTCATCGACCACCCGCTTGTCCGCCATAAAATCGGCCTCCTGCGTAAAAACGATATCGACATCCCCACATTCCGGGAACTCACTACAGAAATATCCGCGATGCTGATGTACGAGGCCGTCCGCGAGATGCCTACCCAGACAAGGGATGTCGACGGATGGGCATCGAAGGTCACCGTACAGCATATCCATAATAAAAAAGTCACGGTCGTTCCCATTCTCCGCGCCGGATTAGGGATGATGAACGGAGCGTTATACCTGATGCCGTGGGCGAAGATATCCGTCATGGGTATTTACCGCGATGAGAAAACCCTGAAGCCGGTACCCTACTTTGAGAAATCCGTCCCGAATATATCCGAATACACCGCGATTGTCCTCGACCCGATGCTGGCCACAGGGGGTACACTCGTCTACGCGGTCGGGCTCCTCAAGCAGAAGGGATGTAAAAAGATCAAAGGGATATTCCTCGTGGCCTCGCCGGAGGGAGTGGAGCGGATGAATCAGGCACATCCCGAGTTCGATATTTACGCGGCCGCGCTGGACGAACGGTTAAACGAGAACGGGTATATCCTTCCCGGGCTTGGCGACGCAGGGGATAAACTTTTCGGCACCCTGTAG
- a CDS encoding TolC family protein, with product MKRLFLFFLFLSYPLYAKDFTVHDLIESALSNNLDLKLNMAMSHAMKKDIDVQSGWSDTILMYSLKNISPGDSVSLQHMISLQQMIPLWGKTGFKAQAAQMDYGKSLANQVSVQRMVKMKLLSLGADYAAAVQQLAVYRDELKLFERLGGIVKTDYSTGKGLLATVVDVEIRIATINNKIVELTNMLTFIRSRILDIADIPLSDFNFITPALDLSNIPPISMSPASLFEYALSNNPAYQSAGYDIKKTEALGSLAAAEVFPDLGVGVSYMYTPSMPDHMFSLDFMINLPLFSAPKKGAMIGMAGDKKNDALLMQQSVADEIARSITQTLLNIDTLTAQAKILNEQILKLSENNIANMLSAYQVQKAGFKELLDSVLMYYNMRLEYIMTVRMLADKYFILELVSGKEFVSFN from the coding sequence ATGAAAAGGTTATTTCTATTTTTTCTTTTTCTGTCCTATCCTTTATACGCAAAAGATTTCACCGTCCATGACCTGATCGAGTCCGCGTTATCCAATAATCTCGATTTGAAGCTGAATATGGCGATGTCTCATGCGATGAAGAAAGATATCGATGTACAGAGCGGATGGAGCGATACGATACTGATGTACTCGCTGAAAAACATCTCTCCCGGCGATTCGGTCAGTCTCCAGCATATGATATCCCTTCAGCAGATGATTCCCTTATGGGGCAAGACCGGGTTCAAGGCGCAGGCCGCCCAGATGGATTACGGGAAAAGCCTCGCGAATCAGGTGTCCGTACAACGGATGGTGAAAATGAAACTTTTATCCCTGGGCGCGGATTACGCCGCCGCGGTTCAGCAGCTTGCGGTATACCGCGACGAACTGAAACTTTTCGAACGTCTGGGCGGTATCGTTAAGACCGATTATTCTACCGGGAAGGGACTCCTCGCGACTGTGGTCGATGTCGAAATCCGTATCGCAACCATCAATAATAAAATCGTCGAGCTGACCAATATGCTGACGTTTATCCGCAGCCGTATCCTCGATATCGCCGATATTCCCCTATCCGACTTTAATTTCATCACGCCGGCACTCGACCTGAGCAATATCCCGCCAATATCCATGAGTCCCGCATCGCTCTTCGAGTACGCCCTGAGCAATAACCCCGCTTATCAATCGGCAGGGTATGATATAAAAAAGACGGAGGCGCTCGGGTCGCTCGCGGCGGCGGAAGTATTTCCCGATCTCGGGGTGGGCGTCAGCTATATGTATACCCCGTCTATGCCGGATCATATGTTTTCCCTGGACTTTATGATCAATCTCCCGCTCTTCTCCGCTCCAAAAAAGGGCGCGATGATCGGGATGGCAGGGGATAAAAAGAATGACGCACTGCTGATGCAGCAGTCGGTTGCCGACGAGATCGCCCGTTCGATCACGCAAACCCTGCTGAATATCGATACCCTTACCGCGCAGGCAAAAATATTGAACGAGCAAATCCTGAAACTCAGCGAGAACAATATCGCGAACATGCTGTCCGCCTATCAGGTGCAGAAGGCCGGGTTTAAAGAGCTTCTCGACTCCGTTCTGATGTACTACAATATGCGGCTGGAATATATTATGACGGTCAGGATGCTGGCTGATAAATACTTCATACTCGAACTGGTCTCAGGCAAAGAATTCGTTTCATTTAATTAG
- a CDS encoding AAA family ATPase, which yields MARKCTNCGRTNRDNAKFCKYCGAAMEAEQSKKSMPVIEDLVGLEPIKNEIRKMVTVIGGMKREGRTIPMNFNTVLVGYSGTAKTLIGKILCHIFFEYGLIQKEAPVTYKSNDLIGMSKGVFKQRIDDARGGVLFIDDAELLVKPEAKAGDVLNTLLAEIDRKPDDLIVIITGLPFGLREFLQKDENASFVGRFKNIFTIADYSPEQLSKIVEKELVKNGFTVPADVMEKLDKRFRYLVKEEKKVDIDSYPKNGHMAVQEAGKIIDAYYLRHGADKKITPDDIQGKIEVREPIDEIMKELDGFIGMNEVKESIKDLYRQVKLRKARIEHGMDKDKPISFHSVLTGNPGTGKTSVCRVIGSIFEAIGVLDYGHIVEVDRSKMVGSYVGHTGPLVNRLCDQAMGGILFIDEAYELYQSKDDDFGHEAITTLIKRMEDDRGKYFVFAAGYKNEMVQFVNANPGLKSRVDMYFNFADYSPEELTGIAKLMIKKEGYTFDDAISAKILAYMKELCGSKGPNFGNARESRKLFEKYIRSRQSARVSDMMDKEGFDKAELTKITVDDIPDHPVIEKGDSQFEKTVDTVKQGLEQYKKDLQDIQKGLNDIEPGSAKEEK from the coding sequence GTGGCCCGGAAATGCACGAACTGCGGGAGAACCAACCGCGATAACGCCAAATTCTGTAAATACTGCGGCGCCGCTATGGAAGCGGAGCAGTCGAAAAAATCGATGCCGGTCATCGAAGACCTCGTTGGATTGGAACCTATTAAGAATGAAATCCGCAAGATGGTGACGGTGATCGGGGGGATGAAGCGCGAAGGCCGTACCATACCGATGAACTTTAATACAGTACTGGTGGGGTATTCCGGCACGGCGAAGACGCTGATCGGTAAAATCCTCTGCCATATCTTTTTCGAGTACGGGCTTATCCAGAAAGAAGCGCCCGTGACCTATAAAAGCAACGACCTGATCGGGATGAGTAAGGGCGTATTCAAACAGCGGATCGACGACGCGCGCGGGGGTGTCCTGTTTATCGACGATGCCGAACTATTAGTCAAACCCGAGGCGAAGGCCGGGGACGTCCTGAACACCCTTCTCGCGGAAATCGACCGTAAGCCCGACGACCTGATCGTGATTATTACCGGGCTTCCGTTCGGGCTGCGCGAGTTCCTCCAGAAGGACGAGAACGCCAGCTTTGTCGGGCGGTTTAAGAATATTTTCACTATCGCGGACTACTCCCCGGAACAGCTTTCCAAGATCGTCGAGAAGGAACTGGTGAAAAACGGGTTTACCGTTCCCGCCGACGTGATGGAAAAGCTCGATAAACGTTTTCGTTACCTCGTGAAAGAGGAGAAGAAGGTCGATATCGACAGTTACCCTAAGAACGGGCATATGGCGGTACAGGAGGCCGGGAAGATTATCGACGCGTACTACCTGCGGCATGGCGCGGATAAGAAAATCACTCCAGACGATATACAGGGTAAGATCGAAGTACGGGAGCCTATCGACGAGATTATGAAGGAACTCGACGGGTTTATCGGTATGAACGAGGTGAAGGAATCGATCAAAGACCTATACCGTCAGGTGAAGCTCCGAAAAGCGCGCATCGAACATGGAATGGACAAGGATAAGCCGATCTCGTTCCACTCCGTGCTGACGGGAAATCCCGGCACCGGGAAAACATCGGTATGCCGGGTGATCGGCAGTATATTCGAGGCGATCGGGGTGCTCGATTACGGACATATCGTGGAAGTAGACCGCAGTAAGATGGTCGGGTCTTATGTCGGGCATACGGGGCCTCTTGTAAACCGCTTGTGCGATCAGGCGATGGGCGGCATCCTGTTTATCGACGAAGCCTACGAGCTTTATCAGAGCAAGGACGACGATTTCGGGCATGAGGCGATCACGACCCTCATCAAACGGATGGAGGACGACCGCGGGAAATATTTCGTATTCGCGGCGGGATATAAGAACGAGATGGTGCAGTTCGTCAACGCCAACCCCGGGCTGAAATCGAGGGTGGATATGTACTTCAACTTCGCGGATTATTCGCCCGAGGAACTGACCGGGATTGCGAAACTGATGATAAAAAAAGAGGGATACACGTTCGACGACGCGATATCAGCGAAAATTCTCGCCTATATGAAGGAGCTTTGCGGGAGCAAAGGGCCGAATTTCGGGAACGCCCGCGAATCCCGCAAACTGTTCGAGAAGTATATCAGGAGCAGGCAGTCCGCGCGGGTCTCCGATATGATGGATAAGGAAGGGTTCGACAAGGCGGAACTTACGAAGATCACAGTCGACGATATTCCCGACCATCCCGTGATCGAGAAGGGCGACAGCCAGTTTGAAAAAACGGTCGATACGGTGAAGCAGGGTCTCGAGCAGTATAAGAAAGACCTGCAGGATATCCAGAAGGGTCTGAACGATATCGAGCCCGGTTCCGCGAAGGAGGAAAAATGA